A genomic window from Gemmatimonadota bacterium includes:
- a CDS encoding phytanoyl-CoA dioxygenase family protein yields MNISLTSTERSSGELAKDKLANAIEAIRKDGYVIIEQVVDHAILDALKTRMDEDSAKLIEAQKWGGAGGVQGHLQQGPPPFDPYLSPDILVNPYAVQISREMLGKGFYCCFYNGNTNTPNSTFQPLHSDGVHLWGEQNRPHPATQLIINIFPQDTSNKNGSTQIWPGSHLDMRPVTDETEADRQSFSPPIQATLQKGDILIRDSRLWHRGVPNPSDHNRHMIAVVYNIGWLVRRRTLFFDKSSEKIFEASGIDPNAEFIDPPFEYLFEMACKKIKNDPMRGV; encoded by the coding sequence ATGAACATCTCGCTCACATCAACAGAACGAAGCTCTGGCGAACTGGCAAAAGACAAATTGGCAAATGCGATAGAGGCAATTCGAAAAGACGGCTATGTCATCATCGAACAAGTGGTGGATCACGCGATCCTCGACGCCCTCAAAACGCGCATGGATGAAGACTCTGCAAAGCTGATTGAGGCACAAAAATGGGGTGGCGCAGGTGGCGTACAAGGGCATTTACAACAAGGACCCCCACCATTTGACCCATACCTATCTCCAGACATCCTCGTCAACCCTTATGCCGTTCAGATCTCACGAGAAATGCTGGGTAAAGGGTTTTACTGTTGTTTTTACAACGGCAACACCAACACGCCAAACAGCACCTTTCAACCCCTTCATTCTGACGGCGTTCACCTCTGGGGAGAGCAAAACCGCCCCCATCCAGCAACCCAACTCATCATCAACATCTTTCCCCAGGACACATCTAACAAAAACGGATCGACACAAATCTGGCCGGGTTCGCACCTCGACATGCGCCCCGTAACAGACGAAACAGAAGCCGACCGTCAATCCTTTTCCCCACCCATTCAAGCCACCTTGCAAAAAGGCGACATCCTGATCCGCGATTCGCGCCTCTGGCATCGCGGCGTGCCAAATCCCTCCGACCACAACCGCCACATGATCGCAGTTGTGTACAACATCGGGTGGCTGGTCAGACGGCGAACACTCTTCTTTGATAAAAGCAGTGAAAAAATATTCGAAGCAAGCGGCATCGATCCCAATGCCGAATTCATCGACCCCCCGTTCGAATACCTGTTTGAAATGGCGTGCAAAAAAATAAAAAACGACCCCATGCGAGGCGTCTAA
- a CDS encoding sulfatase-like hydrolase/transferase yields the protein MARPNIVLIMADDMGFECLSCYGSTTYETPVLDDLASRGIRFSHCYSTPLCTPSRVEIMTGQYNFRNYDRFAYLNPKEKTFGNLLQDAGYATCVAGKWQLSKDNKMPAHFGFDEHCLWNMTPLPEDPARVAKGRYANPQIECNGEWLPDDYIEDRYGPDICCDYLLDFIERHRDVPFFAYYPMILVHAPFVPTPDSPEWRDRGRRGEQNTRYFADMVAYADKLVGRIVERLEALGLLENTLVMFTSDNGTHRTITSQLEGGVEIVGGKGTMPDAGTHVPFIAFWQGVVPQGVVLDDLVDFSDFLPTLMDLADAPIPEGMPCDGRSFLPQLRGEGGNPRDWIFCHYNPRFGFGQDHAGQFAREHRFKIYHDGRFYDVPADRLEEYDIVLGQGDVDAEEARERLQKVLDMMPEFVDDYVPER from the coding sequence ATGGCGAGACCAAATATTGTGCTGATTATGGCAGATGATATGGGGTTTGAGTGTTTGAGTTGTTATGGGAGTACGACGTATGAGACGCCAGTGTTGGATGATCTGGCATCGCGGGGGATTCGCTTTTCGCATTGTTATTCGACGCCGCTGTGTACGCCTTCTCGTGTGGAGATTATGACGGGGCAGTACAATTTTCGAAATTACGACAGGTTCGCCTATTTGAATCCCAAAGAAAAGACGTTTGGCAATTTGTTACAGGATGCGGGGTATGCTACGTGTGTTGCGGGCAAGTGGCAGTTGAGCAAGGATAATAAGATGCCGGCGCATTTTGGGTTTGACGAGCATTGTTTGTGGAATATGACGCCGCTTCCAGAAGACCCTGCGCGCGTTGCCAAAGGGCGATATGCAAATCCGCAAATTGAATGCAATGGGGAATGGCTGCCAGACGATTATATCGAAGATCGGTATGGTCCCGATATTTGTTGTGATTATTTGCTGGATTTTATTGAGCGACATCGGGATGTGCCTTTTTTTGCCTATTATCCTATGATTCTGGTTCACGCGCCTTTTGTTCCCACGCCCGATAGCCCGGAGTGGCGGGATAGAGGTCGGAGGGGTGAGCAGAATACGCGCTATTTTGCCGATATGGTGGCGTATGCCGATAAGCTGGTGGGGCGGATTGTGGAGAGGCTCGAGGCGCTCGGTTTGCTCGAGAATACACTGGTGATGTTCACAAGTGATAATGGTACGCATCGCACGATTACGTCTCAGCTTGAGGGTGGTGTTGAGATTGTGGGTGGTAAGGGTACGATGCCCGATGCGGGGACGCATGTGCCTTTTATTGCTTTTTGGCAGGGTGTGGTGCCACAGGGCGTGGTGTTAGATGATCTGGTGGATTTTAGCGATTTTTTGCCGACGCTGATGGATTTGGCCGATGCGCCCATTCCTGAGGGAATGCCGTGCGATGGGCGGAGTTTTTTGCCCCAGTTGCGGGGTGAGGGAGGTAATCCGAGGGATTGGATTTTTTGTCATTATAATCCGCGTTTTGGCTTTGGTCAAGATCACGCGGGACAGTTTGCGCGGGAACATCGGTTTAAAATTTATCACGATGGACGGTTTTACGATGTGCCTGCAGATCGGCTGGAAGAGTACGATATTGTTTTGGGGCAGGGCGATGTCGATGCCGAAGAGGCGCGTGAGCGCTTGCAGAAGGTGTTGGATATGATGCCGGAGTTCGTCGATGATTATGTTCCGGAGAGGTGA
- a CDS encoding sulfurtransferase TusA family protein, giving the protein MSDERDIVAADEWDAGHMGCGEVIILLRMRMQKLEEGEVLKLTAYDPGAPVDLPAWCRMTGRRMVHAAHPFYWIEQKST; this is encoded by the coding sequence ATGTCGGATGAACGGGATATTGTCGCAGCCGATGAATGGGATGCGGGACACATGGGGTGCGGCGAGGTTATTATTTTGCTTCGAATGCGGATGCAAAAGCTCGAGGAGGGTGAGGTTTTGAAGCTTACGGCGTATGATCCTGGCGCGCCTGTTGATTTGCCCGCCTGGTGCCGCATGACCGGGCGGCGGATGGTTCACGCGGCTCACCCGTTTTACTGGATAGAACAGAAATCAACATAG
- a CDS encoding sulfatase produces the protein MSDPRPNILYIMSDDHTVNAISCYNGWLNEVVDTPNIDRIANEGMRFDNCICNNALCSPSRASIITGQYSHKNGVLRLNQPLSDDHPNFVRQLQASGYQTGIAGKWHLGSEPDGFDYWEVLPGQGAYFNPSFTRNGEPTQYEGYATDIITDLSLNWLKARDPDKPFLMLCHHKAPHGLWEYAPRHADLFTDGDLPEPSNLYKPFDKVSSALENHHRTILMQAERMDEGVRGRAWPTGRLDTTGMNTTEKIHAAYQKYVKDYLRCIVAIDEGVGRLLDFLDEEGLTENTLVVYTSDQGMFLGEHSYFDKRLILEESLLMPYVMRYPRAIAPGSVNEDIVVNVDFGATYLDFAGLQPDAQVQGRSFRALCEGETPEDWRQSAFYAYWDGPTKHYGVRTQNYTLAVHRTGERDLFDLEKDPWEMTSVYGDPAYADVQAEVEADLARLIEEIDISAEELPQE, from the coding sequence ATGTCTGATCCACGTCCCAATATTCTCTACATTATGTCTGATGATCATACTGTGAATGCTATCAGTTGTTATAACGGATGGTTGAATGAGGTGGTGGATACACCGAATATTGACCGCATCGCCAATGAGGGGATGCGGTTTGACAATTGTATTTGCAACAATGCGCTGTGTTCGCCGAGCAGGGCGAGTATTATTACGGGGCAATATAGCCATAAAAATGGGGTGTTGCGGTTGAATCAACCTCTGAGTGACGATCACCCCAATTTTGTGCGGCAGTTGCAGGCTTCCGGATATCAAACGGGTATTGCGGGTAAGTGGCATTTGGGGTCTGAGCCCGATGGGTTTGATTATTGGGAGGTGTTGCCGGGACAGGGGGCTTATTTTAATCCGTCGTTTACGCGCAATGGCGAGCCAACGCAGTACGAGGGGTACGCGACGGATATTATTACGGACTTGTCGCTCAATTGGTTGAAGGCGCGCGATCCGGATAAGCCTTTTTTGATGCTGTGCCACCACAAGGCGCCCCATGGTTTGTGGGAGTACGCGCCCCGTCATGCGGATTTGTTCACGGATGGGGATTTGCCCGAGCCGTCGAATTTGTATAAGCCGTTTGACAAGGTGTCCAGCGCGTTGGAGAATCACCATCGCACGATTCTTATGCAGGCCGAGCGGATGGATGAGGGCGTCCGGGGAAGAGCGTGGCCTACGGGGCGGTTGGATACGACGGGGATGAATACGACGGAGAAGATTCACGCGGCTTATCAGAAGTATGTGAAGGATTATTTGCGGTGTATTGTGGCGATTGATGAGGGTGTGGGGCGGTTGCTGGATTTTCTGGATGAGGAGGGGTTGACGGAGAATACGCTTGTGGTATATACTTCTGACCAGGGTATGTTTTTGGGCGAGCATTCGTATTTTGATAAGCGGTTGATTTTGGAGGAGTCACTGCTCATGCCTTATGTGATGCGGTATCCGAGAGCGATTGCACCGGGTTCGGTGAATGAGGATATTGTGGTGAATGTGGATTTTGGTGCGACGTATCTCGATTTTGCAGGGTTGCAGCCCGATGCACAGGTGCAGGGCAGAAGTTTTCGCGCGCTGTGCGAGGGGGAGACGCCAGAGGATTGGCGGCAGTCGGCTTTTTATGCGTATTGGGATGGGCCGACGAAGCACTATGGCGTGCGTACGCAAAATTATACGCTCGCGGTACATCGAACCGGCGAGCGCGATTTGTTCGATTTGGAGAAGGATCCCTGGGAGATGACGAGTGTGTATGGCGATCCGGCGTATGCCGATGTGCAGGCAGAAGTGGAAGCAGATCTGGCGCGGCTGATCGAGGAGATCGATATCAGTGCCGAGGAATTGCCGCAGGAGTGA